From the Pseudomonas sp. SORT22 genome, one window contains:
- a CDS encoding DsbA family protein, giving the protein MPVQTTLHYVFDPLCGWCYGAEPLINAASGLMPVVLHGGGMMAGANRQRVSAQLRDFVMPHDRRIAEYTGQPFGQDYFEGLLRDNDAVFDSQPPIAAILAAEQLAGRGLELLARLQRAHYVEGRRIADDGVLKAIATEMGLPAPDFASALRDVDTQSHMRTSRAFMASVGGQGYPTLVLEREGRLQVIDIGPFLGKPEAFVHWLDREFYLSAEKDAANAAFCAADGCLL; this is encoded by the coding sequence ATGCCGGTACAAACCACCCTTCACTATGTGTTCGATCCGCTGTGCGGCTGGTGCTACGGCGCCGAGCCGTTGATCAATGCGGCCAGCGGGTTGATGCCGGTTGTGCTGCACGGTGGCGGGATGATGGCCGGAGCCAATCGCCAGAGGGTCTCGGCGCAGTTGCGCGACTTCGTCATGCCCCATGACCGGCGTATTGCCGAGTACACCGGGCAGCCCTTCGGCCAGGACTACTTCGAGGGCCTGTTGCGTGACAACGACGCCGTCTTCGATTCACAGCCACCCATAGCCGCGATCCTGGCAGCAGAGCAGCTCGCCGGGCGTGGCCTGGAGTTGCTGGCGCGCTTGCAGCGTGCGCACTACGTGGAAGGCCGGCGGATTGCCGATGATGGCGTGCTCAAGGCCATCGCCACCGAGATGGGCCTGCCTGCACCCGACTTTGCCAGTGCATTGCGCGATGTGGATACCCAGAGCCATATGCGCACCAGTCGTGCGTTCATGGCCAGCGTCGGTGGCCAGGGCTATCCAACCCTGGTGCTGGAACGCGAAGGGCGGCTGCAGGTCATCGACATCGGTCCTTTCCTCGGCAAGCCTGAGGCCTTCGTGCATTGGCTGGACAGGGAGTTCTATCTGAGCGCGGAGAAAGATGCCGCAAACGCGGCGTTCTGTGCCGCGGATGGCTGCCTTCTGTAA
- a CDS encoding OprD family porin, whose protein sequence is MLKTRISLVALGLMAATQAMANDQAEAKGFVEDSKASVLLRNAFINRDKKHHTNDQSEWGQAFIGKFSSGYTQGTVGVGVDAFGLYAVRLDGGKGRNGGGGIDFFKPADGDSPTNQQNSPHNLARGGAAIKFRISNTVLKYGDQMPELPVLQYDDGRLLPESYTGTLITSKEIKGLELNAGRFTQEARKSAEGRDSGGLKSINVFGGSYKFSENLSASLYTSDVEDVLKKHYLGVNYVHPIADDQSLTLDFNGYKSDIDKKYVAAADLTGDSNTIWSLAATYAFGPHSITIAHQRSTGDTGYQYGFYQNAGGVGDGGSTIYLANSYWSDFNAEDERSWQLGYGLDFGAFGVPGLTYKVAYVRGDNINTHGFGEGKEREIFNQFKYVVQEGPAKDLSVKLRSSFLRTSESVRQNGYNDDGNEVRVFVEYPISIL, encoded by the coding sequence ATGTTGAAAACCAGGATCAGTCTGGTCGCGCTGGGGCTTATGGCCGCGACTCAGGCTATGGCCAATGACCAGGCCGAGGCCAAGGGCTTCGTAGAAGACAGCAAAGCCAGCGTTCTGCTGCGCAATGCCTTCATCAATCGTGACAAGAAGCACCATACCAACGACCAGAGCGAGTGGGGCCAGGCCTTCATCGGCAAGTTCTCCTCCGGCTACACCCAGGGCACCGTTGGTGTCGGTGTCGACGCCTTCGGCCTGTACGCAGTGCGTCTGGACGGTGGTAAAGGCCGCAACGGCGGTGGCGGTATCGACTTCTTCAAGCCGGCGGACGGCGACTCGCCGACCAACCAGCAGAACTCCCCGCACAACCTGGCCCGTGGTGGCGCAGCAATCAAGTTCCGCATCTCCAACACTGTACTGAAGTACGGTGACCAGATGCCTGAGCTGCCAGTGCTGCAGTACGACGACGGTCGCCTGCTGCCAGAAAGCTACACCGGTACCCTGATCACCTCCAAGGAGATCAAGGGCCTGGAACTGAACGCCGGTCGTTTCACCCAGGAAGCCCGTAAAAGTGCTGAAGGCCGTGACAGCGGTGGCCTGAAGTCGATCAACGTATTCGGCGGCAGCTACAAGTTCAGCGAAAACCTCTCGGCTTCGCTGTACACCTCCGACGTCGAAGACGTGCTGAAGAAGCACTACCTGGGCGTGAACTACGTTCACCCGATCGCCGACGACCAGTCGCTGACCCTGGACTTCAACGGCTACAAGTCGGACATCGACAAGAAGTACGTCGCTGCCGCCGACCTGACCGGTGACTCCAACACCATCTGGAGCCTGGCGGCTACCTACGCCTTCGGCCCGCACTCGATCACCATCGCCCACCAGCGCAGCACTGGCGACACCGGTTATCAGTACGGCTTCTACCAGAACGCCGGTGGCGTGGGTGACGGTGGCTCGACCATCTACCTGGCCAACTCCTACTGGTCCGACTTCAACGCTGAAGACGAGCGTTCCTGGCAGCTGGGCTACGGCCTGGACTTCGGCGCCTTTGGCGTACCGGGCCTGACCTACAAAGTGGCCTACGTGCGTGGTGACAACATCAACACCCACGGCTTCGGCGAAGGTAAAGAGCGCGAAATCTTCAACCAGTTCAAGTACGTGGTTCAGGAAGGCCCGGCCAAGGACCTGTCCGTCAAACTGCGTAGCTCGTTCCTGCGTACCTCCGAAAGCGTTCGTCAGAACGGCTACAACGACGACGGCA